A single region of the Halobacterium wangiae genome encodes:
- a CDS encoding alkaline phosphatase family protein, translated as MVAEGRLPVLGDLLEGGVAGPLESQVPPWTPSAWPSLYTGVNPGKHGVFDFLTFDGYDWDVVNRTHVREHALWELLSERGRSSVVVNVPVTSPPREFDGALVPGYVAPESPSCHPEGLLEELDAELGEYRVYAPSDASGDDEIEWYRRLTRMRGEAFRYLVEEFDPEFGFVQFQQTDSVFHEQDGDPEAVRAVYEAVDEQIGQILDAHDPETVIVASDHGIGEYTGYEFRVNEFLRERGYVETEGGRGGMPTWGNVDPATIGSDHGDESTLSERLLRTAAGFGLTSQRIGAVVDRLGLTDLVLDHVSSDAVRAATESVDFEQSTAYVRSRTELGVRINLEGREPAGVVPPDQYEAVREELIDELAAAQTPEGDPVFEAVGPREEYFQGPCVEDAVDIVTVPAGFDHHLSSLLSGGQFGPVPQPWNHKRDGLFVAHGPTVDQRATLDGAHLFDVAPTVLSSLGVPPSDTMDGEPLRVVDSCPPDEYPTFDASTTTNTADEGVERRLAALGYLDDNEH; from the coding sequence ATGGTCGCCGAGGGAAGGCTCCCAGTACTCGGAGACCTCCTGGAAGGGGGTGTAGCTGGACCGCTCGAGTCCCAGGTGCCGCCGTGGACCCCGAGCGCGTGGCCGTCGCTGTACACCGGCGTCAATCCGGGTAAACACGGCGTGTTCGACTTCCTCACGTTCGACGGGTACGACTGGGACGTGGTCAACCGGACACACGTCCGAGAACACGCGCTCTGGGAACTGCTCTCCGAGCGCGGTCGCAGCAGCGTGGTGGTCAACGTCCCGGTGACGTCGCCGCCGCGGGAGTTCGACGGTGCCCTCGTCCCCGGCTACGTCGCCCCGGAGTCGCCGTCGTGTCACCCGGAGGGGTTGCTCGAAGAGCTCGACGCCGAACTCGGCGAGTACCGGGTGTACGCACCGTCGGACGCCAGTGGCGACGACGAGATCGAGTGGTACCGGCGACTGACCCGGATGCGCGGCGAGGCGTTCCGGTATCTGGTCGAGGAGTTCGACCCCGAGTTCGGGTTCGTCCAGTTCCAGCAGACTGACAGCGTCTTCCACGAACAGGACGGCGACCCGGAGGCCGTCCGGGCCGTGTACGAGGCCGTCGACGAGCAGATCGGACAGATCCTCGACGCACACGACCCCGAGACCGTCATCGTCGCCAGCGACCACGGTATCGGCGAGTACACTGGCTACGAGTTCCGCGTCAACGAGTTCCTCCGCGAACGCGGCTACGTCGAGACAGAGGGCGGTCGGGGCGGGATGCCCACCTGGGGGAACGTCGACCCGGCGACCATCGGGAGCGACCACGGCGACGAGTCGACACTCTCCGAGCGCCTCCTCAGGACGGCGGCGGGGTTCGGGCTGACGAGCCAGCGCATCGGTGCCGTCGTCGACCGACTCGGTCTCACCGACCTCGTCCTCGACCACGTTTCGTCCGACGCGGTGCGCGCCGCGACCGAGAGCGTCGACTTCGAACAGTCCACGGCCTACGTGCGCTCGCGGACGGAACTCGGCGTCCGAATCAACCTCGAGGGGCGGGAGCCGGCGGGGGTCGTCCCTCCCGACCAGTACGAGGCGGTCCGCGAGGAGCTGATCGACGAACTCGCGGCCGCCCAGACGCCGGAGGGCGACCCCGTCTTCGAGGCGGTCGGTCCCCGAGAGGAGTACTTCCAGGGACCGTGCGTCGAGGACGCCGTCGACATCGTCACCGTCCCTGCGGGCTTCGACCACCACCTCTCCTCGCTACTGAGCGGGGGGCAGTTCGGCCCCGTTCCCCAGCCGTGGAACCACAAGCGCGACGGACTGTTCGTCGCGCACGGACCGACTGTCGACCAGAGAGCGACTCTCGACGGGGCGCACCTCTTCGACGTGGCACCGACGGTCCTCTCGTCGCTCGGCGTCCCCCCGAGCGACACGATGGACGGCGAGCCACTCCG
- the mutS gene encoding DNA mismatch repair protein MutS, producing the protein MGVVEEFLDLKAETDADLLAMQVGDFYEFFADDARAVGDALDLKVSEKSSHGASYPMAGVPVDDLTPYLAALVERGNRVAVADQRDDDADSIEREITRVVTPGTMLESTGAEARYLAVVVRDDDWGLAFVDVTTGQFHVTDAASEADAFTELHRFAPEEVLPGPDLRGDDAVLSALRERTDATLTLHEASAFAPGKATHRVREQFGDGAIDSLGVDRESAAVRAAGAAIGYVGDTDAGVLASLTRLQPYRADDHVELDATTQRNLELTATMAGDGEGSLFDTLDHTVSAAGGRHLESWLVRPLQDRAELDRRQAAVAALADAPLARDALRDSLGETYDLERLASRTAGGRADATDLLRIRRTLALLPELADALTTDPALAESPAADVLARVDREAAAGLRDELDDALAADPPKTLRQGGLLREGYDDTLDELLAEHREHEQFLDGLADREKDSLGVTHLQVDRNKTDGYYLQVGRSETDAVPEEYRELKTLKNSKRYTTEELERRERRILRVEEERADLEYRLFCDLRERVAEHAELLQDAGRALAELDALASLAEHAAANRWTRPDLVDGDDLDVRGGRHPVVEQSTEFVPNDVEFGPDRRFLVVTGPNMSGKSTYMRQVALIVLLAQAGSFVPAESARVGLVDGIYTRVGALDELAQGRSTFMVEMQELSRILHAATERSLVVLDEVGRGTATYDGISIAWAATEYLHRGDGLLAAGDARGPKVLFATHYHELTSLADHLDRVENVHVSADERDGDVTFLRTVEEGAADRSYGVNVAELAGVPEPVVERADEILDRLQREQAVSVRSGDGDSRQVVFDVETGEMRTGSTGERQRDASTDGSEPTGSETAPRDGLSEAERAVIAELREVDVDSVAPLELAGRLQEWQHRLDEE; encoded by the coding sequence CCGGTCGACGACCTGACGCCGTACCTCGCGGCGCTGGTCGAGCGGGGGAACCGGGTCGCCGTCGCCGACCAGCGCGACGACGACGCCGACAGCATCGAGCGGGAGATCACGCGCGTCGTCACGCCCGGCACGATGCTCGAATCGACGGGCGCCGAGGCTCGCTACCTCGCCGTCGTCGTGCGAGACGACGACTGGGGGCTGGCGTTCGTCGACGTCACCACGGGCCAGTTCCACGTCACTGACGCGGCCAGCGAGGCCGACGCGTTCACCGAACTCCACCGGTTCGCGCCCGAGGAGGTGCTCCCCGGCCCCGACCTGCGCGGCGACGACGCCGTCCTCTCGGCGCTCCGGGAGCGCACGGACGCGACGCTGACGCTCCACGAGGCGAGCGCGTTCGCCCCCGGGAAGGCGACCCACCGGGTGCGCGAACAGTTCGGCGACGGCGCCATCGACAGCCTCGGCGTCGACCGCGAGAGCGCGGCAGTCCGGGCGGCGGGCGCGGCCATCGGCTACGTCGGGGACACAGACGCGGGCGTGCTGGCCTCACTCACGCGACTCCAGCCGTACCGCGCGGACGACCACGTGGAACTGGACGCGACCACGCAGCGCAACCTCGAACTGACGGCGACGATGGCCGGGGACGGCGAGGGGTCACTGTTCGACACTCTCGACCACACGGTGTCGGCGGCGGGCGGCCGCCACCTCGAGTCGTGGCTGGTACGCCCGCTGCAGGACCGCGCGGAACTCGACCGCCGGCAGGCCGCGGTGGCTGCGCTGGCCGACGCGCCGCTCGCGCGCGACGCGCTCCGGGACTCGCTCGGGGAGACGTACGACCTCGAACGCCTCGCCAGTCGGACGGCGGGTGGTCGTGCGGACGCCACCGACCTCCTGCGGATCCGGCGCACGCTGGCGCTGCTCCCGGAGCTCGCGGACGCGCTGACGACCGACCCCGCCCTCGCCGAGTCGCCCGCCGCCGACGTGCTGGCGCGCGTCGACCGCGAGGCGGCCGCGGGCCTCCGCGACGAACTCGACGACGCGCTCGCCGCGGACCCGCCGAAGACGCTGCGGCAGGGCGGCCTGCTCCGCGAGGGCTACGACGACACCCTCGACGAACTGCTCGCCGAGCACCGCGAACACGAGCAGTTCCTCGACGGCCTCGCGGACCGCGAGAAAGACAGCCTGGGGGTCACCCACCTCCAGGTCGACCGGAACAAGACCGACGGCTACTACCTCCAGGTCGGGCGCTCGGAGACCGACGCCGTCCCCGAGGAGTACCGCGAACTGAAGACACTGAAGAACTCCAAGCGGTACACGACCGAGGAACTGGAACGCCGGGAGCGCCGCATCCTGCGCGTCGAGGAGGAGCGCGCGGACCTGGAGTACCGCCTCTTCTGTGACCTCCGGGAGCGCGTCGCCGAGCACGCCGAACTCCTCCAGGACGCGGGCCGGGCGCTCGCGGAACTGGACGCGCTGGCGAGCCTCGCGGAGCACGCCGCCGCGAACCGCTGGACGCGCCCCGACCTCGTCGACGGCGACGACCTCGACGTCCGGGGTGGGCGCCACCCTGTCGTCGAGCAGAGCACGGAGTTCGTACCGAACGACGTGGAGTTCGGCCCGGATCGGCGCTTCCTCGTCGTCACCGGCCCGAACATGAGCGGGAAGTCGACGTACATGCGCCAGGTCGCGCTGATCGTCCTGCTCGCGCAGGCCGGGAGCTTCGTCCCCGCGGAGTCGGCACGCGTCGGCCTCGTCGACGGCATCTACACCCGCGTCGGCGCGCTCGACGAACTCGCGCAGGGCCGCTCGACGTTCATGGTGGAGATGCAGGAACTGAGCCGCATCCTCCACGCCGCGACCGAGCGCTCTCTCGTCGTCCTCGACGAGGTTGGCCGCGGCACCGCGACCTACGACGGCATCAGTATCGCGTGGGCGGCCACCGAGTACCTCCACCGCGGCGACGGCCTGCTCGCGGCGGGCGACGCTCGCGGGCCGAAGGTGCTGTTCGCGACCCACTACCACGAACTCACCTCGCTCGCGGACCACCTCGACAGGGTGGAGAACGTCCACGTGAGCGCCGACGAACGGGACGGCGACGTGACGTTCCTCCGGACGGTCGAGGAGGGGGCGGCCGACCGCTCCTACGGCGTCAACGTCGCCGAACTGGCTGGCGTCCCCGAGCCCGTCGTGGAGCGCGCCGACGAGATCCTCGACCGACTCCAGCGGGAGCAGGCCGTCAGCGTCCGGAGCGGGGACGGGGACTCACGGCAGGTCGTCTTCGACGTGGAGACGGGCGAGATGCGAACTGGGTCGACCGGGGAGCGCCAGCGTGACGCCTCGACCGACGGGTCGGAACCGACCGGGTCGGAGACGGCTCCGCGAGACGGACTCAGCGAGGCGGAACGTGCGGTGATCGCCGAACTCCGGGAGGTGGACGTCGACAGCGTGGCGCCGCTCGAACTGGCTGGGCGCCTGCAGGAGTGGCAGCACCGCCTCGACGAGGAGTGA